The following coding sequences lie in one Chelmon rostratus isolate fCheRos1 chromosome 2, fCheRos1.pri, whole genome shotgun sequence genomic window:
- the tusc2b gene encoding tumor suppressor 2, mitochondrial calcium regulator b, producing MGGSGSKSKGFWPFSGSGSTDDPTKDGNEQSLARGRSFPSATPFVLTRRSSMYFDEDGDLAHEFYEETIVTKNGRKKAKLKRIHKNLTPQGIIKLEHPCIHVDFPVVLCEA from the exons ATGGGTGGTAGCGGCTCCAAATCCAAAGGATTTTGGCCTTTTTCTGGCTCAGGTAGTACGGATGATCCGACCAAAGATGGAAATGAACAGTCACTGGCAAGAGGTCGAAGTTTCCCAAGTGCAACACCTTTTGTGCTTACTAGACGAAG ctctatGTACTTTGATGAAGATGGCGACTTGGCCCACGAGTTCTATGAAGAGACAATTGTGACAAAAAATGGACGTAAAAAGGCCAAGCTGAAGAGGATTCACAAAAACCTAACACCTCAG GGAATTATAAAGCTGGAGCACCCTTGTATCCATGTAGATTTCCCAGTTGTCCTCTGTGAAGCCTGA
- the hyal2b gene encoding hyaluronidase-2: MEAVFHCLSTTVGQLPWLILTLFTSWTVLCSADLKQARWPLYSQKPVLLAWNAPTQECLPRHRVTLSLDQFDIVATPNEGFVRQNLTIFYKERLGLYPHYKRGGTAVNGGLPQLASLTQHYEKMPEGLQKYIREPEAKGLAVIDWEEWRPLWIRNWDAKDIYRSKSREMVAKKNPKWTPEQVGKVAQQEFELSARKFMLETLKLAKSLRPNQLWGFYLFPDCYNHDYKSDLKNYTGRCPFVEMARNDQLNWLWMECTAFFPSIYMGSVLSSSNYGRLFVRNRVKEAMRLASVGDGLARPVFVYTRPTYINEMTLLTETDLVSTIGESVALGAAGVIFWGDTSYASSNANCATLNGYLQGPLGQYLLNVSTAAEQCSKAICKSRGRCLRKIPDNDVYLHLSPLTHSITSQGGQLKVAGLPGQAELALFRTHFQCQCYSGYRGEACAQKEKGQNRASSVFGTWPLCFLLPLGLLTLLH; this comes from the exons ATGGAGGCTGTATTCCACTGTCTCTCCACCACAGTTGGCCAGCTGCCTTGGTTGATTCTGACTCTGTTTACATCGTGGACAGTCTTGTGTTCAGCAGATTTAAAGCAGGCTAGATGGCCATTATATTCCCAGAAGCCAGTTCTTCTCGCCTGGAATGCCCCAACACAAGAGTGTTTACCACGACACCGCGTAACTTTATCTCTGGACCAGTTTGACATTGTGGCAACCCCCAATGAGGGCTTTGTCCGGCAGAACCTCACAATTTTCTACAAGGAGCGCCTTGGCTTGTATCCCCATTATAAGCGTGGTGGCACTGCAGTGAACGGAGGCCTTCCACAGCTGGCCAGCCTCACTCAGCACTATGAAAAGATGCCTGAAGGTTTGCAGAAATATATACGTGAGCCAGAGGCAAAAGGGTTGGCTGTTATTGACTGGGAGGAGTGGCGTCCATTGTGGATCCGAAATTGGGATGCGAAAGATATCTATCGAAGTAAATCCCGTGAAATGGTGGCCAAAAAGAACCCTAAGTGGACCCCAGAACAAGTGGGAAAAGTTGCACAGCAGGAATTTGAGCTATCAGCTCGCAAATTCATGCTGGAGACTCTAAAACTTGCCAAGAGTTTGAGGCCCAATCAGCTGTGGGGCTTTTACCTGTTTCCAGATTGTTACAACCACGACTACAAGAGTGACCTGAAGAACTACACAGGCCGCTGTCCTTTTGTGGAGATGGCCCGCAACGATCAACTTAACTGGTTGTGGATGGAATGTACAGCATTCTTCCCATCTATATACATGGGCTCTGTACTAAGCTCTTCAAATTATGGACGCCTCTTTGTCCGAAACAGGGTAAAGGAGGCGATGCGCCTGGCATCTGTGGGGGATGGATTAGCAcgtcctgtttttgtttatacTCGCCCGACTTACATCAATGAGATGACCCTCCTAACTGAG ACAGATCTGGTCTCCACCATTGGTGAGAGTGTTGCACTtggagctgcaggtgtgatCTTCTGGGGGGACACCTCCTATGCAAGCAGCAAT GCCAACTGCGCCACTCTAAATGGTTATCTTCAGGGACCGCTGGGCCAGTACCTGCTTAATGTGtctacagcagcagaacaatgCAGTAAGGCGATTTGTAAATCCCGCGGCCGCTGTCTGCGCAAAATACCAGACAATGACGTATACCTGCATCTCAGCCCGTTAACGCACAGCATCACCAGTCAGGGTGGCCAGCTGAAGGTTGCAGGCTTGCCTGGTCAAGCCGAGCTGGCTCTTTTCCGCACACACTTCCAGTGCCAGTGCTACAGTGGGTACAGGGGTGAGGCCTGTgctcagaaagaaaaagggCAGAATAGAGCCTCCTCTGTCTTCGGGACCTGGCCCCTTTGCTTCTTACTCCCACTAGGACTCCTCACTCTGCTACACTGA
- the rassf1 gene encoding ras association domain-containing protein 1, which translates to MSKCELIELKDLSVNDPIELAAPAARTAPPPVNPGQPSHFHVVRLVGDSVSIEAPWCQTGEAAVGHDFQPYSHTHLTWCDLCGEFIWGLYKQSLRCANCSYTCHYRCRPFIQLDCSTDGSLSTDQEDFSVDSIETDTNVDEQVDWGKQKLTVSEIQHKVKEYNAQINSNLYMVVNKDGSYTGFIKVHFQLVRPISLPPRQSLCSTQDDDQQDRRLKRRTSFYLPKDTAKHLHISSQTRVREVIEALLNKFTVVDNPAKFALFERTERQSQVCMRKLSDDECPLYLRLCAGPSEKVLSLVLKENETGDVNWDAFSFPELCNFLRILKREEEEHVRQIVKRYANARDMMKQAMTGITTPG; encoded by the exons ATGTCTAAATGCGAGCTGATTGAGCTGAAGGACCTCAGTGTAAATGATCCCATTGAGCTGGCTGCACCTGCGGCCCGCACAGCGCCTCCACCTGTAAACCCAGGCCAGCCCAGCCACTTCCATGTCGTCCGTCTGGTCGGAGACAGCGTCAGCATCGAGGCACCCTGGTGTCAGACAGGAGAGGCTGCAGTGGGTCATGACTTTCAGCCCTACAGTCACACCCATCTCACCTGGTGTGACCTGTGTGGAGAATTCATCTGGGGTCTTTATAAGCAAAGCTTACGCTGCGCCA ACTGCAGTTATACTTGTCACTACCGCTGCCGACCATTCATCCAGCTGGACTGCAGCACAGACGGAAGTCTGTCAACAGACCAGGAGGATTTCTCTGTGGACTCCATCGAGACGGACACAAACGTG gaTGAACAGGTCGATTGGGGTAAACAGAAGCTGACTGTTAGTGAGATTCAGCACAAGGTTAAGGAGTATAATGCACAGATCAACAGCAACCTTTACATGGTGGTC AATAAAGACGGGTCCTACACTGGTTTCATCAAGGTCCACTTTCAGTTAGTCCGTcctatctccctccctccccgtCAGAGCCTGTGCTCCACACAGGACGACGATCAGCAGGACAGACGGCTGAAACGGCGGACGTCTTTCTACCTCCCCAAAGATACTGCCAAGCACCTGCATATAAGCTCCCAAACACGAGTGCGGGAAGTCATCGAGGCGTTGCTCAACAAGTTCACCGTGGTGGACAACCCAGCCAAGTTTGCCCTGTTTGAAcgcacagagagacaaagtcaAG TGTGCATGCGTAAACTGTCCGATGACGAGTGTCCCCTCTACCTGCGCTTGTGTGCTGGTCCCAGTGAAAAAGTCCTGAGTCTGGTTTTGAAAGAGAATGAGACAGGGGATGTTAAT TGGGACGCGTTTAGTTTTCCTGAGCTGTGCAACTTTCTGCGAATCCTGAAgcgtgaagaagaagagcatgTGCGGCAGATTGTGAAGCGCTACGCTAATGCTAGAGACATGATGAAGCAGGCCATGACAGGGATTACTACTCCTGGTTGA